ttacCATAGGAACAAATTATTACAcaattgtattttgttttttaacacagAATATTTATATAGGTAAAATAGTATAATCTCTATGTTATACTGTATATGAATAGGAAGGAATAAAGTCTACTTACAACTCTTGCATCCTGATCAACAGCTCCTTTATAAATTCCTGTAAAAATGTCAAACTTGATAAGaactttgattttaaaaaaatcaaaagaaaaaaaaacaaatactaacAATATAATCAATATATTAGTTAGCAATACCATCTAGTATAAAaccttatatattttaatacttttaGCCTAAAGTCCTGCAAGatgtgttttcaaaaatgaattaACGCAAAATAATTGAAGTCAatcaatttgcaaaaataaatcctcATGAAATCCACAAAATTTCACAAACCACAAGCTTTGTGAAAATTTACATAATATGATAGCTTTATGTTACCATATTTACTATTATTTCCAGCAGCAGGTAAGGTTGGGTTTACTAGAGAGGCAGGTTTTTTTCTTACCAAAGCATAGAAATTTGGTTAATATTATTTCATTATTTCCGACAAAACATAAATCCGCAATTTTTTAAGTCACAGACTTCTGATGTGTGAAAAGCAAAAAGCACATACAAATTTAAGACAAATATGCTCCatgcaataaaaaaacaacttttacaTCCTTAACATTCAAAATTTAGGCCCATAGTGAAGTATATATGGTACAAACTCAACAGAAATTACAGCAATGCTGCATGCAGATTAACGGAGGGACAggattattttttcaaactatatatacatatataccaaAAATGCGAGTTTTTTAAAGAGAGGGTAATAGTATAGATGCAGGAAAAACAGAGTAAATACGTATATAATAGAGtgaatacattttttatgtaataaaaTTAACATACTTCTACTGGGTTTTTTGCATCCTTTAATAGcttctaaagaaagaaaaacaagccTGCACTATAACTGATTTAACTTACATATATAGTAAGGACATAAAGCAAGCCCATATTAGTTTAATACCTGCAGCATATTTGTACATGTTTCATTATCTTCTTGTTCTAACAGGATGTCAATGTCAATCTCTACATCATATGATTCATCATCCTAAACACATTGATATGTTATATTATTTCAGATCACCCTCTAAAAAAAGTTTCCTTTTCAATGatggcaaaaaatatatattggaGACTGCAGTCATTTTTAGGCACCTTAAGcatcataatgttttttaaatctatCAAAAAGCTCGAAGTCTAAATATTGACATATTTTATCGTCAGAGtatttaaagtaaaaatgactttgctGGTTTCCAGTGCAGGAATGTTATAAAGATCAggcaaaaagaaaattatttgcaTACCTACTGTAGCTATATCTATTAAGGTTTGCAGATTTTTGTACATGCACACATATTCTTGAATGTATGAAAAAAGCAGCATATGGGCTGAAATGGCTATTATTGAAAGAAATTCATACATATTCTTTGGAAGCACAACATCTGAAACACactgaaattaatttattttatgtatgcTCTTTTTCAAAAGAACATTTGCCAATCTTGAtaaccaaatatatttttttaaattaattttttatggtctgatttttataatttatcttTACAGGAATAAGTGCACATGTCGattgtttaaaacaaaactACATATCAAGTGCAAAAATATCTATAACTAAGCTTACTTTACAGTGAAAAAGTCTTCGTAACTCAGAGTCAATCCATCCTTCCAGGGAAATCCTTTTGTTTAAAGCTGTGCGGTTATATTTTCCAGTAAACTGATATTTTGCTTTGTTGGATGCTGTATGTGTTGGACTAGATGTATCAGCATTGAATCGTAGAATTTTTCCTTGAGAATTTTCTGCCTcgctcattttttttattgttttatatttcaaaGCATGAATTGGTCCTAAATCATTACACTAAAACATAAAAGCATATGTAAAATTAGTTGGCTAGCTAATTTGAccaatatatacataaatattgACCAACAAACTGGCTTTAATGTTTAGAGGTAAACCTTGGTTGTCTAAAACGCAGTTATAACTAAGGCAGAAGGAAGTCACATATAAGTTTCCTGTTGAATGCCTGCATAGTATTGAAACATTGctttaaaatattcattatatatatacatatatatgcattttataaaaattcattattttgtaaaaaaatcgaAACCTGGAGGAAACAGCATGCAATAAAGTGTTCTGTCTTGCATTATTTATGCAAAATACTAACACTCGAATAGTACCTGCTTAATCATACCACCACTGACCCTGAACATCTTTATACATCTGCCATTTTACTGATGACTTTGGCCTGTGCATCATGAACCAAAGAATAATCTTGTTCCTATAGGAATTATTGCCTTGTAAAAAAAGAGAGTGCTGGATTCCAATGAGTCATATTATAATTGTAAACTTGTTGATTTAAAACttgatatataatataataaaaatgtaaaatagttatattttttatcttatatatatatacttttttattgttaattaTGTGTGCATGTTTTCTAACTTAAAACATTAAATAGTGTTATATTAAAAGTTTAGCATTTGTTACTTGGGGTTAAAGATGTACAGGTGTGTCTGTACTGACTCCCAGTATGAGATTAACCTGGTTCACTAGTCTTGTTTGGCATCCAACATTATTAGTTTTACTGATGTGATGGTGGCCTAACAACACTACACTGACTAAATCAAAACAATAGACTATAACTTAAGACCGTAGCTTTATAACAACAAGCATGGTGGGTATAAATAAGGAGTGGAACACAATAAACCTCTTGCTCTTGAACGGTTCACACATTTATTTGAAGCCGGCGTGACATATGGTATGCACATGCACTTATTAATCTGATATTATTTCTGTTTAGTTCGTGTGGTTTGGTTAGCTAAAGTATATATCTTCCTAGATTTAACCATATCAAATCTGATGTTTTATAGTTAGATTGGCTGAAACTTGGATCTACCTTGGttcacatatatatatttaaaatagtcAACCAATACATTAAACTTGACAGAAATTTTGACGTTTGGGATACGTTGTTTTGCCTGTTAGCTATATGCAGATTATTTATTGTAACCAATGTTGGCTGTGGATTCTGAATACAAGAACTACAAGATATTTATGACAGGCGAGCTTAATTGAAACTGGTATATGTATAGCAGGAGCATTTCTTGATTgtggtaaacaaatatggtggaaTAAAATAATCCAAATCACAGAAGAATCCATTTTGTGTATGAATAGCTAGAGCAAGAAGCAGCAGACAAAAAGGGGCCTTGCTTTACCTATCTCTTATATCTTATTGCCTGCCTATAAAACCAAATGTGGTtagataattaaataattagatAACTCAAAACCTAAAAGATATTTTCATGCATGAAATAATAAAGTAGCTAGAACTAGCTAGATAAAGCTCCCTGCTAGAAAGCTTTAGTAGCTTAGCTCTATTCAAACTAGCAACATTATTTTGACCTTAAAATTTGTTTCAAGCTAAATAGTATATATGCATATAGCTAGACGAAGATAAAAAATGCGAATTCTGCAACAacgaaataaaaatatcttcatGCATAAAACAACGTATCCAATCCAAAACCACAGGacgtttgtttattttctttttctaatatTCTCgattaatttttcagctaatcGAGGCGGTTATGGAAGGAAAGGGGGTCGAGTAAGAGGGGCGGAGTGTTTAAGGGGTAGGCTACACGTACTCAGATTTGCCAAATTCTGATAAAATTTTGTGTTCAAATGTAAGTTTAagttgaaataaaactttgcttCAATTAGATTCAAAGAGTTAACTGCGTTTAAAAGAGTTAAACCCTTTTACAGTTTTGAATAAATTATCAGGGATGACTCACAATTCAAAAAGTGTATGCAGTAACGTATCCGACGTTTATAGATTTCCATTTGACTGCATTTTCTTTAATAGCGCGAAAAACTTACAAGCTTTTTTGTTAATGCATGCGCACTTAGACTAAAACTTATAACACTTATTCTAcctttcttttaaaactaaaacaagCTCAAGACTGGACAAAAAACATTGAGATATTGCTTGACTTTGCGAAGACAATTTAATACCTTCCACATCAATGACTTTTGAAATTACCCAAACTAgagtttcttaattttgtttcattgaaaaatttagcaATTTTTCCACTCTAGAGAGATCAGTTCCAAGGTTAATTTCAGTTGGGACCTTGAAATGATGTCCGTTATATAGAGGTGTCCGGTATAAAGTGTCCGTTTTATCCGTTCCCAAGTAAAGTGCTCGTTGTGGAGAGGTGTCCACTGCAAAGGATGTCCACTATAAGGTGGTTCACTGTACTCACACACATGCGCTCCATTATTTCATGTGTACAGTGTCTATGCCTGGTATTGTAATTGACCATTTGTTGATAAAAAGATACAAACATATGGTTGAAACACTTTACATGGAACTGAGGAATTTTGACTTCCTATACTGGgagtttaaataaaaagacaacctctgaaatgttttttaaaattaatcttgCTGAACAAATTATGGAAACAATCTTcctgaaaaacataaaaataactaCTTCTTCGGTGAACATTTGTATTTTGCACTGTCAGAAATCAGAAGTCCTGATATCCGTAATGTACAAGTACGAGTAATACAAGTAAAGTTTACAACGAGAACATCGACGTGATGTCATTGCACAAAGAATATTACTTTTATTGTAATCGCTTCCTACTCTAGGATAACAACCACCGTATTCTGTAATAGCCAAACTAATAGCTCTGATGCTTTTTTCGGTTGGGAAAGCTTTTAAGATTGTTTTTCAATGACGACGTAAGAAATTACTAACATAATTCCTTATTTAATAATGTTTAGACAGATTAATAAATATTAAACTATCGTTGATAGTTGCATCATTCTTTATCTCCAAGGTTTATTTTGGGAGATGTTTCATGCTTTTGAATTGATTGGGGCTTCTTGCTTTCGTCGAGGTcgacataatataaaaaagaaagaaaacagctGTTAAGTACGtcttatttataaagttaacgaTAACAGCTTGTTGTGAGAGGGAAAGAACAGTATTGAACCATTGAATTTATATTAGACGCGCTTTTAACAGCGCATGCGCGAAATTTACGCACTGATTGCAGCGCAAAATCCGAAAAGAACCCTTGTTTCCCGAAATCTTCGAAATCGGGAA
The genomic region above belongs to Hydractinia symbiolongicarpus strain clone_291-10 chromosome 4, HSymV2.1, whole genome shotgun sequence and contains:
- the LOC130640818 gene encoding protein phosphatase 1 regulatory subunit 14C-like, giving the protein MFRVSGGMIKQCNDLGPIHALKYKTIKKMSEAENSQGKILRFNADTSSPTHTASNKAKYQFTGKYNRTALNKRISLEGWIDSELRRLFHCKDDESYDVEIDIDILLEQEDNETCTNMLQKLLKDAKNPVEEFIKELLIRMQELDKNIRGTAVDTKEPSISC